The Panthera leo isolate Ple1 chromosome D4, P.leo_Ple1_pat1.1, whole genome shotgun sequence nucleotide sequence AGACACCACACTGTGTTCTGGGGTCCTGTAGCCTCAGAGCTTGCTCTGGACGAGATGCTGGGGCTGGGAGTCTAAGGCCGGGCATGACCTGCCTTGGATCTGGTACTGAGCTTCTAGTCCCTTCTCTGGGCATGTCATCTTCTGGCTCCAGGGCATGGGTGGAGTGGTTCCCTTTGGCCCAGACGCAACCGTCTCCCCCCGTGAGTCCATCTTGTCAGTAGCTAATCACGGGCCCACGAGCATCCGGACCTCAGGGCAGAGGGGCTCTCGATCCGGCCCTCGGTGCCTCCTGGGCTTTGCGGACTGGCCTCGAACTTCTGGGGGCATGAGGGCCCCTCCCCTAGGCTTCCCTCTGGTTCTCCCACTCTGCCCCGGCTCCCCATGGCCGGCGGTGGGGGGCATCGTCTTCCTATCCTCATGGCACATTCTCGGCGATGGACGTGCATCCCCGTGGTCCTCTGCTGGGCGTGGGCTGTGGGCCCCTTCGAGGCAGGCAGGAGAGCGTGTGAGtgctgcggggggagggggcagcgtgAGAGCCGACCCCAGCTCTGGGCCGAGTCTTGGACACGCGGCTCTTCTCCGAGCAGCGTGCCCTCTCAAGGGAGTGATGTGTCATCACGGCAGGAGGGCCGGGCGCCGGGCACACCCTGGGCGCTCACGAAATGCCTGTTACCCTCACCATGGTGACCTCCCGGCCGAGGGGCATGCTGGTTCCTCCCGTGCTCCTTGGAGCCAATATGCTGGGCGAGAGGACGCCCCCAGGCCCgcgaggaggtgggaggggatcTGTCACCTTGGCTTATCTTCCAGAACCCTGAGATGCCGCTCCTGCCGCAGGATTATGGGATGAAGTTAGGGGTCAGGAGGAGAGGGGGTGGCTTTGCTCCCCGGGCCAGTTTTCCACTCCCTGATGGCACCAGGAAAACAGTATTAATACTTCTTGGCAAGAAACAAATAACCTTCAGCCCTGGAAAGTTGGCTCGGGGAGAGGGTGCCTGCCCCAGCTATGCTATTTGAGAAGAACAGGCTTTCCCAGCTGACACGGAATCAAAAGTGATGGAATCCAAGCCTCTGGCACCGTCTCCCGTGGAAATTGGGCTGCTTCTGGGGAGACGGACGATGGATGGCAGAGCCGTGGGGGGAGAGGACCAGGACGGCCTAAGGTCTGGGTTCTGTCTGTAAACACGCAGGCCTCCACGTGGGAAAGGAGGTGCCGGAGCGGAGTGTGGCCTCGGGCACTGAGACAGCGGGGGGCCTGCCCGCCAAGTGTGTCCGTGCGTCCGCCCTGCCTCTGGACGGACCTGCCCGGGCAGGGGTGCTGAGGGCAGGGCCTTCTCCAATGGGGGCAGGAGCCGCCGGTGTGGCCGAGGGGGCGTCTGCTCGGCCGAGACAGCAGCACGCCTGGCCCCCTTCTGTGGCCCGTGCCCGGCCGGCTGGCGCGGGAGGGCGCTGTCCGGCTGTGCGACTTGGTATATGGCACATCGTGCGAGGCATATACTCGCACTTGGCGAGTATGGAACACGGCAAATTCAGTCTGGTCTTCTGTCTTTGTTCGGACGGCAATTACTTAGGCGTATCATAAACACCGGGGGGgactcagtctgttaggcgtctgccttcggctcaggtcaagatcctgTGGTTCGTGGGGTTTGAGCCAGGCCAGGACGGTGGCCGCAGGTGCACAGGAGCCTTCCCACGCTGACCCCTGAGCTGGCGCACGATTCTCTGAGCCCTTTCTGTCCCTCGTCTGCGTCACGGTCCGGGCTCCAAgctggaggcagaaggggagaggcCTGCAGTACCCCTGGCTGCAGCCCCGGGGCGGGGGTCACCgcacacccctccccctccacggCCACACGCGAAAGGCGAGCGGGCAGGGGCCTGGTGACGCAAACGGGGCAGACGTTTCCGAAGGCCGCGTCTGGGGGCCCGCGCCGTGTGCTGCAACGGTGGCTTTGGTGCTGGCAAAGGGCAGGACCCTTGAGGGCCGAGGTTGTCCAGCAGAGGCAGCGTTGACCCCTGGAGATAGTCGGCAATACCCGGAGACGTGTGTGTGTCTCACAACCGGCAGGCGGCCGGAAACACGGACGACCTTGCCTGCCCAAATGTCCCCAGGGCTGGGGTTCAGCAACTGTGTCCTGAGCGCTGCCTGGAGGGCTGGTCTACCTCGTGGCCGGGCCCCCAGCCCACGGTCCCAGCAGGACAGAGCGAGAGCTTTTGGTGTCCCACCGAGGGTCCGAGGGTCGGCCGGTCCTCTGGCAGCTCCCAATGTCCTCAAAGACTGGGCGCCAAGGTGGCTAGAGCTCCAGGGACACCATGTCCTGCGGAGGTGACTGGGCCAGGGGACCCTGCTCTAGTCTAATGAGGTGAAGGGGCGTCTCTGGGTGAGTCCGACGTGAGCCAGAAATAGCGTTAGGAAAACACGCGGATATCTCATGCTCAGTCTACCTACCTGCCGGATGACGTACCCGCAGAGCTTGGGGACCTGAGACGATCTGTGGATCTGGGGGTTATTGCGGGTCAGGGAGTCAGGCGGGGCCTGGCCGGGTGGTTCCTCAGCTCCAGGAAGTTGGCGCGGGACGCCGCAGGCTCGGCTGGGCTACGACGGAGGCTCAGAGGCTCCCGTGCTGATCTCCACAACATGCTTCAGGTCCCCCGGGGCGTCCCAGGAGACGGGAGGAGAACGCAGTCGTTCGTGATGCTTGGGCCGGGAAGCTGGCTTCCCGGCCTGTCTCATCTGCCATACTTACTGGTTAGAGTAGATCCAGAGGCGGTGGGGGGCTGCAGACCCCAACCCTCTGTGGGGTGCGGGTCAACGAAATGGCAGCTGTCTTCCATTCCTCACTCCGGATTCACCCCGGAATGAAGGGACTGCGTGCCAGGGGTAGGGAAGCCCGGACACTGAGATACAGGGTCCTCTGGGACGGCCATGTTCTGTGGAAAGTAGCACCTGACACACGCTTTCTCGTGGCGGGTGGtccaccctttccttttttcccggTGAGcaccttctgcccctcaccccacatTCATGCATGATTTCCCGACTCCAGAAGACCTACACACTAGTCCCCATGATCCCCAGTAATGTGGCTCCCTGGCCCAGACAGTGCCTGCCTGGTGTCAGGGTGATAAGAACAGTCCCTGAGCCTCCAAGGGGGAgtgtggaggaagggggaaagttCCAGAACAAGCAAGCCCTGCACTCGCTTCCTCGTGGGCACAGCATGGCAGAGAGGACCCGTGGGGACTCAGTGATGGCCCCGGGGAAAACTGGTTGTAATGGGGAGGGCCAGCCAGCATGAGTACCACTATTTCGGTGTAGATGTAGGCAGGGAGGCCCACGGTTCCTGTTTAGCCTCTCGTGTTAAGTGTGTGCAATAGAGTTTGAAGTGTGTTGACACCGAGTGcccctgggagggggaggagtctGTGACCCTGGCTTGTCCCTCACCGGGGTCCTCAGGACTCAGTGACTTCAGTCTGTGCCTGGggctcctctcctttccttgccTCCATGTGTCACCCTTGATGCCCACATGAGCTGTGCTCTCCCTATAGACCCATCTTGGGTGTAGACTCATCTTTGGTCATTGAAATCACTACCAATTCTCCCTATAGACCCATCTTGGGTGTAGACACATCTTTGGTCATTAAAATCACTACCAATTCTCCCTATAGACCCATCTTGGGTGTAGACTCGTCTTTGGTCATTGAAATCACTACCAATTCTCCCTATAGACCCATCTTGGGTGTAGACTCATCTTTGGTCATTGAAATCACTACCAATTCTCCCTATAGACCCATCTTGGGTGTAGACGCATCTTTGGTCATTAAAATCACTACCAATTCTCCTTATAGACCCATCTTGGGTGTAGACTCATCTTTGGTCATTAAAATCACTACCAATTCTCCCTATAGACCCATCTTGGGTGTAGACTTGTCTTTGGTCATTGAAATCACTACCAATTTTCCTTATAGACCCATCTTGGGTGTAGACCCATCTCTGGTCATTTGTAGACTACCAAATATGGCAACCAACACCTGTTTGCATGGAGATTCCAGGCAGAGAAGCGGGCCAGACACATACAGACACCCGCAGAGCTGGTGGTAGGTTCCAGTTAGTCACAGACATTCCCGAGGTGCTGGGGCACGTGGGGGTGGCCGCGAGGAACACAGGCCGCACCCTAACTGGCCTTCAAAATCACCCTATGTCCTGTGGCATTTATTTGCAGCCCACGACCCCCCTGTTCTTTCCAGGACTGGAGCCTTCCTGGTGTGAGTGATAAACGGCGGTGGCTTGGCAGAGAATGGCACCCGGGAcgctcctgccttcctcctgtgGCAAGGGCCCTATTTATGTAGCTATTTCCTCCCCCAGTGGGTGTGCAGCAGAGGCTGGTTTATTTATAGTAGGGCTCCCAAAGAAATCATGCAGAAAACGCCTTGTGGTGTATGCGGTCTTGTGTACTTAGTCTGTTTCTTGGGAACATATGTTCTACCGAAAAGGAAATCCGAGAACTGGACCCTCGGGGAATACCGGGAAGCGAAAGCCTCGCACCTTCCTGATCCCGCACAATAGGAGGGTGCTGTTTCTGCAGGACGTGCTCAGTGAGGTTCCGGGCGCCCCGTGCCCCAGCCTCCACCGCCCGCCTGGGGGCCGCCCCAGAGAGCTACACATAACAGGGCAAAACAAGGGGAGGCGGGGGGTTCTGTCCAGCCTCTGGGGCACCTGCAAATCACGAACGGCCTCCAGCCCATAGGTAAAGCTGAAAGGCTTAACGGTTAGTGTGGGGTGTTCTCCAGACATGGTCGGCGGCCAGAGCTGGGTGGCGAGTTCGGTGATTCTAAGCCCTGACCACACGGTAAATTCACCCCCAACTTCTGGGTTGGAGCCCCGGTGCCACTTCGTTCAGATTTTCGGGGTGATCCCCGAGTGCCCTCCGGCTCGAGGACCAGCACCAGCCGGCTTCCGGCAGACGGAGGTGACGCACATAAGCCCCGTGGTGTAAGACCTCAGGCCAGCCCCGTGGAGACGTGTCCTTGGGATTCGGTGAGCCTGGCTCTGACCGGCCACTCAGGGCACCCAAGGCTGACCGTGTGCTGGGATGGTTTGTGTGCATGTTAATTTGGCCTTTGTTGTCATGTCTATTCCCacggggaaaaaagaaacacaacaaggCACAACACAATTCAGCGAACGGGACAGACGGCCGGGCCTCTGTGGTCCTTGTTCATCTCTGGACGTTTGTGTTTCTGACCCCCAGGACGGACCTGCTCTAAGTTGTATCCGGAAAAGTCTAAACTCGCTGCGGGATCCTGTTAATTCATcctggaggagcaggggaggacccagAGTGACAGCCTCCGCGTGGGACGGACTTGGGGAGacagaagggacagggagagagccCACGGAGGGGCAGGGACTGTTACAAGGGTCCTGGAAAGGGCAGGGTTTCACCGGGTTCAGGAGCTCGGATGGCAGGCTCCCAGCCTGGGCCCATGGTCACAGGACCTGTCCCCAGTGTTCCCAGTTGCTTGGGACTCCGGGGACTGTGCCCTCCCTGGGGCAAAGCTGTTTAGTGTGTAGTGAGGTCAGCCAAACACCTACTCCCAACACTCCGTGACCCAGCCATCCCGTCCCTTTATACGCACTCAAGACAAATTAGCACACGTACCCACCAAGAAGGCCTGAACAAAAGTGCATATGGAAGAAAGTGTGGTCCGTCCACGCACGGAATAGTATTTGGCCACGAAGGTGGATGGCACACTGGCACCTGCTACCCCGCGGATGAACCTCGAAAACATCACCGGCAGCGGGAGAAGCCAGAGCCAAAGGCTGCGTGTTCGGTGACTGCTCGCGTGGGCTACCTGCAACAGGTGCACGCACAGAGTCAGGACACAGGTCGGTGGCTCCCGGGGCTGCAGGGGGCCCAGCGGGGAGGCCGGGGGCTTCCGTGGTGAAGCCAAGGAACTACGTGGAGTGGTGTTTGCCCAACACCCTGAACGTACCAAATGGCACGGAATTCTTCACTTTAAAACGACtggttttatgttatgtgaactTTGCCttaatcaatttttaatttttttaatgtttatttttgagagagagagatagagagagagagagagaatcctaagcaggctccaggctctgagctgtcagcacagagcccgacgaggggcttgaacccacaaaccatgagattgtgacctgagccgaagtcggacgctcaacccaccgaaccacccaggcgctcccacctTAATGAATTTTGTAAACAGTTTTTAAGAAGCAAAAGCTTGCATGTAGCCGCTTTGTCCATAGCAGTCCCGAACCAGAAgtgacccaaatgtccaccagtcTCAGAATAAAGTGCGTTTTATCCGAATGCTGGCGTTCTGCTCGGCGAGGACAATGGGTGATTGCTCAGTCACGGCGGATTCTCGAATCCCTGGTGCTGGGGAGGTAGTGCGCTTACAACGTGTGGGTCCGGGCCTTGGAGGTCAAGGGCGCACAGGACCAACCCGTGGCAGCAGGCATCGAACTGTGGCCGTCTCTGGAGGGGATTCTGGGCTGGCGAAATGTTCCCTGTGTTGATGTAGGGACAGTGACGTGAGTGCATACAGTCGTCAAGACGAATCAAGCTGCATCCTACGATGAGTGCTTGCTGTATGTAAATTCTACTTCAGTAAAGACGATTCCAAGAACGGGAAAAGATCGATTTAGGGAAATAGAAACATTAACCACAGGACGTGGACCCTCCAGCTCCAGGCTGGCCCACGCTCGCACGGGCTGTCCCACTGGCGGGTCCTCCTCTGTGCCTGGCGTCACCCGAGTCCAGCTCGGCCTCTCGGCCTCCACACGGCTTTGCCATTAACTCCTTTGCGCGTCTGTCCCCAGCGGGTCTGAGATCCCTCACTCGGGGGCAGGACTGGGTCTCACTCCTGTGGGGTCGCTGGCCTGGTGGAGCAGGGGCTCGGAGACCGTGGGGTCCCCCTGGCCACAGTGACCTCAGGTGTCCCGGCCAGACGTGGGGGGCATCCACAGCGCTGCTTGGCGTTTTCCCACATACCCACAGGAGCCCCGAGGGGGAGGGGTGTTTGGACCAGACTCTCCGTGTCCTCTGTCCAGTGGGTGCTGACTTCCTGGCCTCACTTAGCCAACAGCCACCGCTGTCCATCACCAGCCCCGTGGACTGAGATCTTGACCCCAGGACGACTCCCATGGGACCACTGGCCCCGCCCTAGGCTTTGGGGCGGGTCCCGGGAAGCCTGGACAAGGGCTTCCCAGACTTTCCGGGACCCCCGGCCACCCAGCATCCCGGGAGCACACTGACTCTGACTCAGAGCGTCTGGGGTAAGGGGGCTGGTGCCCGGGCCCGCAGGCTGCCTCTGACTTTGAGGGTCTGGAAGGTCTGGCAGCCCCTCGGGTGACAGACGCCGGACATGCATGTTGGTGTGTGCGGCGAGCCGGCCCCTGCGTTCAGGAGCGCACCTGAAACAGGCCCAGAACCCATCAGGCAGCGACCCCAGGTGACATCACCGAGGCGGGCTCACGGCGCCCAAGCCCTGAGCGTTTGCCCcatcacccccgccccctcccgctccACCCAGAACTTCCGCGCCCCTCTCTGCGTCTGGAGGCCTGCCGGGCGTCCCTCGCCGCTTCCCCTCCGGCTGGAGACTGGCGGCCGGAAACGTCCCTGCAGCAATGCCACACGGGTTCACAGTTTCCAGCGGGCTATTTGCAGAATCCTGTCTTTGCCCCGTTTGAAGCTCACGCTGGCCTAGTTGGAAGGGGCACTTGCTGGGACCGTCTGTCCTACACTCACTCCGTGGGCCGCGCAGAACAGAGGGGAGTGAATGTCCCCAGctggggccctgtgctggcctCAGTCCCTCCCAGGCCCCGGCGGGTGTGCGAGGAGCCCGGCCCCCAAACCAGGTCTGGTGTGGGTCAGTGCcgggttctctctttcccctgccaCGTGtgccagcccccccgcccccacggggCCTGTGGGGACCAGGGCTCCCCGGGGCCCTCTCCACGGCCCGAACGAGGCTGAGGAAGGGATCTGCGCAGGCCTGTGCTGGCTGGGCCTTTCTGTTTCAGGAGTGCTCTGCACCAGCCCACAGGTGGACGGTCCCTCCAGGCTCCTGTCCTTCCTGCCTGGAGAGCGGGGGGCACCATAGTCCCCGGAGGACGTGCGGCCACACAGACCGCTGGGCCCTGCCCCGGGGTCTCGGGATCCAGCCAAGTTTGGGGTTGAGCATGGAATCCACCTGAGGTCCTCCTGCCCGTCTGGGACTCACGCTCGGAGAACCATTGGTTTGTGTCAAAGGGTCTCAGGATCCGTTGGGGGCAATGCCAGGTCTATGGACCACATCCCTGCCTCCTGAGACTGCAGAGTGTGGACTGTGGCCCCAGAGATGTCCGGGCCCCCGTTTCCTATCCAACCTTTGCTGAGTGGGGACAGCAGGCTGCTTCCTTCCACCAAACCTCAGTCTTCCAATCTGTAAAATGCATTAACATTTCCATCTCTAGGGGTGCGGCTGGGTAGGGACCACAGGGCCTCCCAGTGTGTTCTCAGGGGCGTCAGCCGACGGGGGGGTGTCCCCGGGAAGAGCTGTCCCGGGTACTGGGCGTGAGGCCTGTGGCTGTGTGTCCCGAGTTTTGCCTGGATTGCCCCGAGCCTCGACTGCTCTCTGGGAAGCGGGAGAATACCCCCCTTCAGCGCCCATTCCGCTGCCCAGAGGCCCCTCGAGGTGCTAAATTGAGAGATTGCCAGGGTGGGGTGTTCCCTGGGACCCCACGACTCCACTCCCGCGAAGGTCTGAGGCCCTTTCCCACGCCTAAACCTGGTGAACCCAGGGCACCTCCGCTCTCCCTGAGAACTCTCCAGACCTCCGGGGGTGAATTCTGCAGAATCCCTCTGCTGGAGCGCTGGCCTGGACCGCCCAGTTTGGGAGAACTGCTTGTTTACTTTGGCACGTGGGCCAGCTCGTGTTTGCTTTCCTGCCCTGGACTCCCCTTGGCCAGCCCACACCCTGTTTCTCTGGAACAAGGCCTCtccagcctggcatcaggctcccTCTTCCTGCACCGGGGACCGTGACTCCCGCACCGTGTCCCCGCGGCCCCTGACACCCGTCCCCCACACCGTAAGCGGTGCAGATTCAGTTAGCGCGGGAGGGACAGAGGCCGCTCACAGGGCGAGGTCCTGACGCTAATCAGTCCTGCCTCCGGCTGCGGGCTTCCCACAGAGCCTCCCCTCCAGGAGCTGCGGGCAGAGGCATCGGGCTGTGAGGTCCCCTGGAGGAAAGCCGCACCTTGAATCATCCAGCTCTGGGCAGAAGTCACGGGAGCAGAGGCCAGGGGACGGGAGGCTGACTGCTCACAGCATCCGtgctggggagaaagagaagccaggaCGGGACTGGTCTCTCCCCCCAGAGGGAGCTGGcctgggagatgggggggggggtggagggtgttCGGGGCACTCTGGGCTGAGGCCTGACTCCCACAAATGGGAAGACTCCTCCATGAAAGGACACCCCAGCCAGGTCGGGACATAGCCCACCGTCGTGTGAGCTCCCAGGGCCCCGCGCTCAGGCTTCTGGCGGCCAAGTTTGGATCGGGAACTTAGATGTGACCCCTGAGCCCCTGGCTTGTTGGGGTTTACTTTGAGGCTGGAGTCCAAGGCACTTCGTGACGGGGTCCCCGGAGCCACCTGTGTCTGGAGGGATGGGGGCAGCTGGGCGCCAGCTGAGTGAGGGCGCCCGTGGCCCCCCCGGGCCCTGGAATCCTGTTTCCGACAGAAGCCTGGCCTCTCTACCTTCCGCAGAGAAAGCTGCCCGACGCCTCCTGCAcctgccttttcatttcttctacctTTTCCGCTCTGCTCTTTCTCTGATGAAGTGGTCAGCGCCCCAGGGTCGTGCCCTTACCTCCGCAGGCGCTCGGACTCCGTTTGGGAGTCTCTGTCACCTGGACTTCCCGTCTGCCGTGGCCGTGATCGGGGCAGACGAGGGAACCCGGCCCCGTGGTCCCCGACGTCAAAGCAAACACTGCTTCTGTGGAGAGAGGTCAAGGTCCTCCCCCACGAATGTTTTGTGGTCCCTGGGGGGGGGTTCACCCACCAGCAAACACCCCATGCGCGATGCTCCCCCTGGTTTGAGCGAGGCGTGTTGGGGTGGAGAAGCCCAAGCCCGGGTCCCGGTGCTGCTGTGACAGGTTTGGTGGGACAGCAAAGCTGTGGCTGAGGCCGGGCCGGGGGGGTCGGAGGGCACTGGGGCTCACCGACCAGGGGGCAGAGGGGCCCACGTGTGTTCTGACGGCATTGGGAAGAGGCCCACCCCGCGGGGCTCCAGACGCAGGATCCACCCGGCTTTCTCTCCAGCCACACCCCATACTCAGTTTCCCCCACCTTTCAAAGGGCCATGAACCTGGTAGCTAGTGCCCGGGTCGCCGTGCGCACTCAGGTGACTCCGTCCCTTTCGAGCGCCCCGAGCCTCCCGGGGCCCAGCTATCCACACCTGACTGCGTTTGCAACCGTCGATGGCCGTGTTCCCTCCAGGCTCCCCCTGGGGACTCACAGACCAGCGGCCTCCGCCTTTTCCCGCCATCGATCGCCAAGGGGGACTGCCCTCCGCTGTGTGTCTctctataatataaaataaaataaatataaaagtaaaaaagtttatttttttaactttacttatttatatggagggagggagagagagagaaagagagatcccaagcaggctccgtgatgccAGCataaagcccaacgtggggcccgatcccacaactctggggtcacgacccgagcccaaatcaagagctggacgctcaccggactgagccccccaggcgctcctccCCTGTGTGTCTCTTCATGCAAGAGGGTGACCTTTACAGCGAAAGGACTTTTCGGTAAAAATTGGGTCTCAGGCCCCACGTGGACGCACGAGGCCAGTCTGAGTTTGGAGAAACGGAGGGCACGTAGTGTGGTTTTGTCACCGAGTGTGGACCCTCAGTCCCGGTGCACGGGCTGTGTGTTTGGCACTTGCTACGGGGCCGAGCAACAGTGTAGGGGCGTGTGGGCCCTGCGTCTGCCCTGGCTTACAGGGGTGAGGGCTTGCATGGCACCGGGTGGGCTGCCTCAGACGGGCTCCCTTGCGGCCCCCGTCCCTCCAGTGAGTATCGCGGGAGGACACGGGAATCGTAGGGAAGTACCAGTAACGACAGAGGACGGGACGGCTCAAGCAGCCGGCTGTCTACTCTGGAGAAGCTGGGGGAAACGTGGGTAAACGGGGGCCTGCGAGCTGTCGGCGGCCAGACGTGGGAGACGGACCCCGGCTGTCCCTCGCAGGGCTGAGGCCAGCCAGCCGCCACGGACGAGGGGACAACGCGCGGGGTACCCGTCAACGGCTGGCATTGCCCACACGGGCCACCGCGTGGAAGAATCTTGAAAGCGctgtgagagaagccagacacagaaggataAGTGGCAAACGACTCCATCCGCAGGGACTGTCCCCGCAGGCAAATCCGCGGTGATGGGAAGCAGCCCGGGGCCGGGTGAGGCCTAAGGGACGCGGGGTTTCTCTCGGGCACCAGGAAGATGTGCTGAAGCGCACGGCGGGGAAGGGTCCACATCTCTGGGGACCCACTGGCAGCCGCGGCTCCCGACGCTTCAGAGGGCTCGGTTGCACGGCACCCGCACTGCATCTCGGTAAGGCTGTTACCGGAAGCGAGGGGCTGAGACGCGATCGGCCCTTGTCGGGGTCCACTCCGGACAGAGCCGGCGTCGGCCGGAACAGCTCGGGGCAGCCCAGGTCGCCCCGTCGGGGCGTCAGCGTCTGCGGCCGTCTGGGACAGCGTGCGGGGCAGACGCCGCCCGGCGGCCCACGGAGGTACCGCGCTGACTTTCCACCCCGTGTCCCCAGACTTCGCGGACCTTCCTCAGGGCCACACCCGGGGAACACAGGCCCTTGCTGCCGGCCCTGGCGCGGGGACCCGACTCCCGGCCGGCCTGTCCCGACCCCCGCACGGTGCCACACGTCCGCGGCCGGGGGATCGGGTTCGCAgggccgtgggggtgggggggggtggggagccgggACACCTTCGAAGATACGAGGTTCCTCCCCGGGGCTCCGTCCCCGGGGCTTCTACATGCAGGGCCCCTCCGGGTTCTCCGGGTTCTGCTTCAGCATCTGCGGTGTGGCGGTAATGACGCTTGGGTGGCCGGCAGCCTTGAGGGAAGCAGACGGCTTTCACGGCCTGGAAACCGGTGACGTGGACGTTGTGGGAAGCCTGGAAACCGGTGAGGGGGACGTCGAGGGAGACATGGAGACCGTTGAGGTGGGCGTGGTGGGAGGCCTGGAAACCATAGAGGTTGATGTCGCGGAAGGCCTGGAAACCTCTGATGTGGACCCCCAGGGAGGCCTGGAAACCGGTGAGGTGGACGTCGTGGGAGACGTGGAGACTGTTGAGGTGGGCGTCGTGGGAGGCCTGGAAACCGttgaggtggaggtggagggaagccTGGAAACCAATGAGGTGGACGTCGTGGGAGGCCTGGAAACCATTGAGGTGGATGTTGCGGGAGGCCTGGACACCTCTGACGTGGACCCCCAGGGAGGCCTGGAAACCGGTGAGGTGGACGTCGTAAGAGGCCGTGAAGCCCGCCCCAGTGCAGGCGGGACCGTCACTCCATGGGACGGGCAGCTAGCGAGCCGCCCTGGCCTGGGCAGGCGCACACACACCTGGGCCCGCCCGGACCTGTGGAGCTGATGTGCAGGCCCAGGGGTCGGGCGGACGCGGGGACAGCGAGCCGAGTCGGGGCGGACCGTCCGACGGGGCGGGGAGGCGGTTTTGCGTCCCGGGCGCAGGGAAGCCCCCGCTCTTCCCTGCTGTTTGTCTCCCCCGTGCGGCTCCTTTTACCTTCACTTCTGACACTGCGGTCACCGAGCAGGGTCTCAGACGGCAGCTGGGTGTCCAAGATTTCCGCTCAGTTCTCACACCATCTACCTGGAGACGGCGTCAGATGGCGCGCGCCAGGGGCTCAGTGCCGCAAGCCCCCCTCTCCGACCCTAAAAGCCAGAGCAGGTCCAGACTGTCACCCGAGCTTCTGACCAACAGCTTATAGATTGGAGCTTCCCACGTCCCTCCTTCCTCGGGTTCCACGAATTTGCTAGAGCGGCTCCCAGAAGTCAGAGAAAACTATCACGGGCTGGATCCCCAGAGGGTGGAAGTCAGGAGCGGGGGACGGAAGAGGTGCGcgtggccggggtgggggaggggtgtggggcgGGTCCCTCCACCTTGTGCTTGggggattttatggaggcttcgcGACGAAGCTTCCGACGAAGCAGGATGGATCCTTGACTCCATTCTCAGCCTTTCCCTCTTCCCGAAGAGAATGGGGGCAGGGCTGAAAACCCCAGTCTCTAAACATCTCCCGGTCTTTCCAGCAACCAGCCGGCGTCGGGGGGCTACCCCATGGCCCCCCCAGAGTCGCCTCGGTAGAACAAGACACTCTTAACACCGAGGACATCCCAAGGGTTCCGGGAGCCAGCTGTCAGGACCCAGTGTCAAACGAAAGATGCCCCTCGTGCTCTTATCGCCGAGAAATGACAAGGGTTCCGGGAGCCGTGTGGCAGGAACCGGGGCAGGGGTCCGAATGGCAGTCGCCCAA carries:
- the LOC122205508 gene encoding uncharacterized protein LOC122205508, with the protein product MVSRPPTTPTSTASHNVHVTGFQAVKAVCFPQGCRPPKRHYRHTADAEAEPGEPGGALHGRQQGPVFPGCGPEEGPRSLGTRGGKSARYLRGPPGGVCPARCPRRPQTLTPRRGDLGCPELFRPTPALSGVDPDKGRSRLSPSLPVTALPRCSAGAVQPSPLKRREPRLPRFQDSSTRWPVWAMPAVDGYPARCPLVRGGWLASALRGTAGVRLPRLAADSSQAPVYPRFPQLLQSRQPAA